In Chrysiogenia bacterium, a single genomic region encodes these proteins:
- a CDS encoding dihydroorotase, with translation MKLVIQAGRLIDPAQKIDGRYDLVIEDGLVADLVKGGLKKLPEGAQSYDALGATVAPGLVDVHAHLREPGQEYKEDIASGSMAAAAGGFTTVCCMANTSPINDNAQVTQFIRDRAQDAGLINIRPIGAITKGFEGKELAEMADMMGAGAVAFSDVPRAIRSAEVMRRALEYARGLGAVIIDHAEDADLAREGVMNEGLVSTRLGLRGNPASAEVVQVARDAAIAGAARARVHLAHITTRGAIEQIRWARERGVQVSAEATPHHLLLTEDAVGGYDTNAKMAPPLRTEEDRQALCAALAEGLIDCIATGHAPHTPDEKAREFDLAPFGVIGLESALPAALQLVAQGVLDLPTLIERMSAGAARVLGLDCGHLKKGAQADLVVFDPAASAVIDPQNFHSKGRNCPFGGIELKGKVLATFCNGRLVYSETMESNQ, from the coding sequence ATGAAACTCGTCATTCAGGCAGGGCGCCTCATCGATCCGGCGCAGAAGATCGACGGCCGCTACGACTTGGTGATCGAGGACGGCCTCGTCGCCGACCTGGTTAAAGGCGGTTTGAAGAAGCTGCCCGAGGGCGCACAGAGTTACGACGCACTGGGTGCCACCGTCGCGCCGGGACTTGTCGATGTGCACGCCCACCTTCGCGAGCCCGGCCAGGAATACAAGGAAGACATCGCCTCGGGTTCCATGGCGGCGGCCGCCGGCGGCTTTACCACCGTCTGCTGCATGGCCAATACGAGCCCCATCAACGACAACGCCCAGGTCACCCAGTTCATCCGCGACCGCGCGCAGGACGCCGGGCTCATCAACATCCGCCCCATCGGCGCTATCACCAAGGGCTTCGAGGGCAAGGAACTGGCCGAGATGGCCGACATGATGGGCGCCGGCGCGGTGGCCTTCTCCGACGTGCCGCGCGCTATTCGCAGCGCCGAGGTCATGCGCCGGGCGCTCGAATACGCCCGCGGGCTCGGCGCCGTGATCATCGACCATGCCGAGGACGCCGACCTGGCGCGTGAGGGCGTGATGAATGAAGGGCTGGTCTCGACCCGGCTGGGACTTCGTGGTAACCCCGCGAGCGCCGAGGTGGTGCAGGTCGCGCGCGACGCCGCCATTGCCGGCGCCGCAAGGGCGCGGGTGCACCTGGCGCACATCACCACCCGCGGCGCCATCGAGCAGATTCGCTGGGCCCGCGAGCGCGGCGTGCAGGTCAGCGCCGAAGCGACGCCCCACCACCTGCTGCTCACTGAAGACGCGGTCGGCGGTTACGACACCAACGCGAAGATGGCCCCGCCGCTTCGCACCGAGGAAGACCGTCAGGCCCTGTGCGCCGCGCTGGCCGAGGGGCTGATCGACTGCATCGCCACCGGGCACGCGCCGCACACGCCGGATGAGAAAGCGCGCGAGTTCGACCTGGCCCCCTTCGGGGTGATCGGTCTCGAAAGCGCGCTGCCCGCTGCGCTGCAACTGGTGGCGCAGGGCGTGCTCGATCTGCCCACGTTGATCGAACGCATGAGTGCGGGCGCGGCGCGGGTGCTGGGGCTCGACTGCGGACATCTCAAAAAGGGCGCGCAGGCCGACCTGGTCGTCTTCGATCCGGCAGCCAGCGCGGTCATCGATCCGCAAAACTTCCACTCGAAGGGGCGCAACTGCCCCTTCGGCGGAATAGAACTCAAAGGCAAAGTGCTGGCGACTTTCTGCAACGGTCGCCTCGTTTACTCAGAGACTATGGAGAGCAATCAGTGA
- a CDS encoding aspartate carbamoyltransferase catalytic subunit, giving the protein MEFTRKDLVDIASLSPEEITAILDTAGAMKEVLQRDRKKVPTLQGKTVVNLFFEPSTRTRVSFELAAKRLSADMINISASTSSVTKNETLLDTVHNLEAMQADYVVVRHPLSGAAALLSKNCRASVINAGDGAHEHPSQALLDAFTIRERLGAIKGLKVLIVGDITHSRVARSNFFLLQKLGAKVLFSGPGTLIPDSFRELGAEVYENLDDALAEADVVMMLRVQFERMQGAFFPSQREYARRFGLNMARLQQLKKDAIVMHPGPVNRGLELAPEIADGPRSVILDQVSNGIATRMAIFYLLSNEEAAA; this is encoded by the coding sequence ATGGAGTTTACGCGCAAGGACCTCGTTGACATCGCGAGCCTCTCGCCCGAGGAAATCACCGCGATTCTCGATACCGCGGGCGCCATGAAGGAAGTCCTTCAACGCGACCGCAAGAAAGTGCCGACCCTGCAGGGCAAGACGGTGGTCAACCTGTTCTTCGAACCCTCAACGAGGACGCGGGTCTCCTTTGAGCTGGCGGCCAAGCGTCTCTCGGCCGACATGATCAACATCTCTGCGTCGACTTCCAGCGTGACCAAGAACGAGACGCTGCTCGATACCGTGCACAACCTGGAGGCCATGCAGGCCGACTACGTGGTGGTGCGCCACCCGCTCTCGGGGGCGGCGGCGCTGCTCTCGAAGAACTGCCGCGCGAGCGTCATCAACGCTGGCGACGGCGCGCACGAGCACCCCAGCCAGGCGCTGCTCGATGCCTTCACGATTCGTGAGCGCCTGGGCGCCATCAAGGGGCTCAAGGTTCTCATCGTGGGGGACATCACCCACTCGCGCGTGGCGCGCAGCAACTTCTTCCTGCTCCAGAAACTCGGCGCGAAGGTGCTCTTCAGCGGGCCCGGCACGCTGATCCCCGATTCCTTCAGGGAACTGGGCGCCGAGGTCTACGAAAATCTCGACGACGCCCTTGCCGAAGCCGACGTCGTGATGATGCTGCGTGTTCAGTTCGAGCGCATGCAGGGGGCCTTCTTCCCCAGCCAGCGTGAATACGCGCGGCGCTTCGGTCTGAACATGGCGCGGCTTCAGCAGCTCAAGAAGGACGCCATCGTCATGCATCCGGGCCCGGTCAACCGCGGCCTGGAACTCGCGCCGGAGATTGCCGACGGGCCGCGCTCGGTCATTCTCGATCAGGTCAGCAACGGCATCGCCACGCGCATGGCCATCTTCTACCTGCTCAGCAACGAGGAGGCCGCCGCATGA